The Lactuca sativa cultivar Salinas chromosome 2, Lsat_Salinas_v11, whole genome shotgun sequence genome includes a window with the following:
- the LOC111909259 gene encoding uncharacterized GPI-anchored protein At1g61900 isoform X1, which produces MDCIKAATLLKGSLWFHLFLLTICSSNLLYVISEEKLPPSPTSTSQLVSLPSSGIFEPIEISPSVLPHYPFLGKTLPPMYPAFPKTYKPVLTGKCPFNFSSISNIIEKTASDCSQLLAPLVANVICCPQFGSSLHIFQGHFTKSSDVLVLENSTADDCFSDIVEVLGSRGANSSVCSFQSSNLTGGSCPVKDVNTFERTVNTSKLLSACSVIDHLKECCRSVCQPAIAEAAFQISSLASNSDNTHVLNDCKGVVYSWLSRKLPSEAADSAFRLLAACKVNKVCPLEFKQPVEVIKACRNLGAPSPLCCSSLNSYIAGVQRQMLITNQQAIICASVFGSMLRKGGVLTDVYELCDVDLKDFSLQAAYGEEAGCLLRSMPADVVYDNSSGFSFTCDLSDNIAAPWPSSSSMASFSLCAPEMSLPALPTSQTEYPGCNGFLLDVLIFMFVLFIVPLND; this is translated from the exons ATGGATTGCATCAAGGCTGCCACTCTTCTGAAGG GATCTTTGTGGTTTCACCTGTTTCTCTTGACTATCTGTTCATCCAATTTGTTATATGTAATATCAGAGGAGAAGCTACCTCCCAGTCCCACGTCTACGTCTCAACTAGTTAGCCTTCCTAGCTCTGGAATCTTTGAGCCTATAGAAATATCACCTTCAGTTTTACCACATTACCCCTTTCTGGGGAAAACTTTGCCACCCATGTACCCTGCCTTCCCAAAGACATACAAACCTGTGTTAACGGGCAAATGCCCCTTTAATTTCTCTTCCATTTCAAATATCATAGAGAAAACAGCATCCGATTGCTCTCAACTTTTAGCACCACTGGTAGCAAACGTGATATGTTGCCCACAATTTGGTAGCTCACTCCACATATTTCAAGGCCATTTCACTAAAAGTTCGGATGTTTTAGTCCTAGAAAATAGCACCGCTGATGACTGTTTCTCGGATATTGTGGAAGTTTTGGGTAGCAGAGGTGCAAACAGCTCTGTTTGTTCTTTCCAATCATCAAATCTAACGGGTGGTTCGTGTCCTGTGAAGGATGTAAATACGTTTGAGAGGACAGTAAACACGAGCAAATTATTGAGTGCTTGTAGTGTGATTGATCATCTTAAGGAGTGTTGCAGATCGGTATGTCAACCCGCAATTGCGGAGGCTGCATTTCAGATATCTTCATTGGCATCCAATTCCGATAATACTCATGTATTAAATGACTGCAAAGGAGTTGTCTATTCATGGCTTTCAAGGAAACTTCCATCCGAGGCTGCGGATTCTGCTTTCCGGTTATTGGCTGCGTGTAAAGTTAACAAAG TTTGCCCTTTGGAATTCAAGCAGCCAGTTGAGGTGATAAAAGCTTGTCGAAATTTGGGTGCCCCCAGTCCGTTGTGCTGTAGTTCATTAAATTCTTACATTGCGGGAGTACAAAGGCAAATGTTAATTACAAACCAACAAGCAATAATCTGTGCATCCGTTTTTGGATCAATGCTACGCAAAGGTGGAGTACTTACTGATGTTTATGAGCTTTGTGATGTTGACTTGAAGGATTTTAGTCTACAAG CAGCTTATGGAGAAGAAG CAGGGTGTCTACTTAGAAGCATGCCTGCAGACGTGGTGTATGACAACTCAAGCGGGTTCAGCTTTACATGTGACTTGAGCGACAATATTGCTGCTCCATGGCCTTCTTCATCATCTATGGCCTCCTTCTCTCTTTGTGCTCCTG AGATGTCATTGCCTGCACTACCAACATCACAGACGGAATATCCTG GCTGCAATGGGTTTCTTTTGGATGTGCTCATATTCATGTTTGTGCTTTTTATAGTTCCTTTGAACGATTAG
- the LOC111909259 gene encoding uncharacterized GPI-anchored protein At1g61900 isoform X2: MDCIKAATLLKGSLWFHLFLLTICSSNLLYVISEEKLPPSPTSTSQLVSLPSSGIFEPIEISPSVLPHYPFLGKTLPPMYPAFPKTYKPVLTGKCPFNFSSISNIIEKTASDCSQLLAPLVANVICCPQFGSSLHIFQGHFTKSSDVLVLENSTADDCFSDIVEVLGSRGANSSVCSFQSSNLTGGSCPVKDVNTFERTVNTSKLLSACSVIDHLKECCRSVCQPAIAEAAFQISSLASNSDNTHVLNDCKGVVYSWLSRKLPSEAADSAFRLLAACKVNKVCPLEFKQPVEVIKACRNLGAPSPLCCSSLNSYIAGVQRQMLITNQQAIICASVFGSMLRKGGVLTDVYELCDVDLKDFSLQAYGEEAGCLLRSMPADVVYDNSSGFSFTCDLSDNIAAPWPSSSSMASFSLCAPEMSLPALPTSQTEYPGCNGFLLDVLIFMFVLFIVPLND, encoded by the exons ATGGATTGCATCAAGGCTGCCACTCTTCTGAAGG GATCTTTGTGGTTTCACCTGTTTCTCTTGACTATCTGTTCATCCAATTTGTTATATGTAATATCAGAGGAGAAGCTACCTCCCAGTCCCACGTCTACGTCTCAACTAGTTAGCCTTCCTAGCTCTGGAATCTTTGAGCCTATAGAAATATCACCTTCAGTTTTACCACATTACCCCTTTCTGGGGAAAACTTTGCCACCCATGTACCCTGCCTTCCCAAAGACATACAAACCTGTGTTAACGGGCAAATGCCCCTTTAATTTCTCTTCCATTTCAAATATCATAGAGAAAACAGCATCCGATTGCTCTCAACTTTTAGCACCACTGGTAGCAAACGTGATATGTTGCCCACAATTTGGTAGCTCACTCCACATATTTCAAGGCCATTTCACTAAAAGTTCGGATGTTTTAGTCCTAGAAAATAGCACCGCTGATGACTGTTTCTCGGATATTGTGGAAGTTTTGGGTAGCAGAGGTGCAAACAGCTCTGTTTGTTCTTTCCAATCATCAAATCTAACGGGTGGTTCGTGTCCTGTGAAGGATGTAAATACGTTTGAGAGGACAGTAAACACGAGCAAATTATTGAGTGCTTGTAGTGTGATTGATCATCTTAAGGAGTGTTGCAGATCGGTATGTCAACCCGCAATTGCGGAGGCTGCATTTCAGATATCTTCATTGGCATCCAATTCCGATAATACTCATGTATTAAATGACTGCAAAGGAGTTGTCTATTCATGGCTTTCAAGGAAACTTCCATCCGAGGCTGCGGATTCTGCTTTCCGGTTATTGGCTGCGTGTAAAGTTAACAAAG TTTGCCCTTTGGAATTCAAGCAGCCAGTTGAGGTGATAAAAGCTTGTCGAAATTTGGGTGCCCCCAGTCCGTTGTGCTGTAGTTCATTAAATTCTTACATTGCGGGAGTACAAAGGCAAATGTTAATTACAAACCAACAAGCAATAATCTGTGCATCCGTTTTTGGATCAATGCTACGCAAAGGTGGAGTACTTACTGATGTTTATGAGCTTTGTGATGTTGACTTGAAGGATTTTAGTCTACAAG CTTATGGAGAAGAAG CAGGGTGTCTACTTAGAAGCATGCCTGCAGACGTGGTGTATGACAACTCAAGCGGGTTCAGCTTTACATGTGACTTGAGCGACAATATTGCTGCTCCATGGCCTTCTTCATCATCTATGGCCTCCTTCTCTCTTTGTGCTCCTG AGATGTCATTGCCTGCACTACCAACATCACAGACGGAATATCCTG GCTGCAATGGGTTTCTTTTGGATGTGCTCATATTCATGTTTGTGCTTTTTATAGTTCCTTTGAACGATTAG
- the LOC111909259 gene encoding uncharacterized GPI-anchored protein At1g61900 isoform X4, with translation MDCIKAATLLKGSLWFHLFLLTICSSNLLYVISEEKLPPSPTSTSQLVSLPSSGIFEPIEISPSVLPHYPFLGKTLPPMYPAFPKTYKPVLTGKCPFNFSSISNIIEKTASDCSQLLAPLVANVICCPQFGSSLHIFQGHFTKSSDVLVLENSTADDCFSDIVEVLGSRGANSSVCSFQSSNLTGGSCPVKDVNTFERTVNTSKLLSACSVIDHLKECCRSVCQPAIAEAAFQISSLASNSDNTHVLNDCKGVVYSWLSRKLPSEAADSAFRLLAACKVNKVCPLEFKQPVEVIKACRNLGAPSPLCCSSLNSYIAGVQRQMLITNQQAIICASVFGSMLRKGGVLTDVYELCDVDLKDFSLQAYGEEGCLLRSMPADVVYDNSSGFSFTCDLSDNIAAPWPSSSSMASFSLCAPEMSLPALPTSQTEYPGCNGFLLDVLIFMFVLFIVPLND, from the exons ATGGATTGCATCAAGGCTGCCACTCTTCTGAAGG GATCTTTGTGGTTTCACCTGTTTCTCTTGACTATCTGTTCATCCAATTTGTTATATGTAATATCAGAGGAGAAGCTACCTCCCAGTCCCACGTCTACGTCTCAACTAGTTAGCCTTCCTAGCTCTGGAATCTTTGAGCCTATAGAAATATCACCTTCAGTTTTACCACATTACCCCTTTCTGGGGAAAACTTTGCCACCCATGTACCCTGCCTTCCCAAAGACATACAAACCTGTGTTAACGGGCAAATGCCCCTTTAATTTCTCTTCCATTTCAAATATCATAGAGAAAACAGCATCCGATTGCTCTCAACTTTTAGCACCACTGGTAGCAAACGTGATATGTTGCCCACAATTTGGTAGCTCACTCCACATATTTCAAGGCCATTTCACTAAAAGTTCGGATGTTTTAGTCCTAGAAAATAGCACCGCTGATGACTGTTTCTCGGATATTGTGGAAGTTTTGGGTAGCAGAGGTGCAAACAGCTCTGTTTGTTCTTTCCAATCATCAAATCTAACGGGTGGTTCGTGTCCTGTGAAGGATGTAAATACGTTTGAGAGGACAGTAAACACGAGCAAATTATTGAGTGCTTGTAGTGTGATTGATCATCTTAAGGAGTGTTGCAGATCGGTATGTCAACCCGCAATTGCGGAGGCTGCATTTCAGATATCTTCATTGGCATCCAATTCCGATAATACTCATGTATTAAATGACTGCAAAGGAGTTGTCTATTCATGGCTTTCAAGGAAACTTCCATCCGAGGCTGCGGATTCTGCTTTCCGGTTATTGGCTGCGTGTAAAGTTAACAAAG TTTGCCCTTTGGAATTCAAGCAGCCAGTTGAGGTGATAAAAGCTTGTCGAAATTTGGGTGCCCCCAGTCCGTTGTGCTGTAGTTCATTAAATTCTTACATTGCGGGAGTACAAAGGCAAATGTTAATTACAAACCAACAAGCAATAATCTGTGCATCCGTTTTTGGATCAATGCTACGCAAAGGTGGAGTACTTACTGATGTTTATGAGCTTTGTGATGTTGACTTGAAGGATTTTAGTCTACAAG CTTATGGAGAAGAAG GGTGTCTACTTAGAAGCATGCCTGCAGACGTGGTGTATGACAACTCAAGCGGGTTCAGCTTTACATGTGACTTGAGCGACAATATTGCTGCTCCATGGCCTTCTTCATCATCTATGGCCTCCTTCTCTCTTTGTGCTCCTG AGATGTCATTGCCTGCACTACCAACATCACAGACGGAATATCCTG GCTGCAATGGGTTTCTTTTGGATGTGCTCATATTCATGTTTGTGCTTTTTATAGTTCCTTTGAACGATTAG
- the LOC111909259 gene encoding uncharacterized GPI-anchored protein At1g61900 isoform X3 — translation MDCIKAATLLKGSLWFHLFLLTICSSNLLYVISEEKLPPSPTSTSQLVSLPSSGIFEPIEISPSVLPHYPFLGKTLPPMYPAFPKTYKPVLTGKCPFNFSSISNIIEKTASDCSQLLAPLVANVICCPQFGSSLHIFQGHFTKSSDVLVLENSTADDCFSDIVEVLGSRGANSSVCSFQSSNLTGGSCPVKDVNTFERTVNTSKLLSACSVIDHLKECCRSVCQPAIAEAAFQISSLASNSDNTHVLNDCKGVVYSWLSRKLPSEAADSAFRLLAACKVNKVCPLEFKQPVEVIKACRNLGAPSPLCCSSLNSYIAGVQRQMLITNQQAIICASVFGSMLRKGGVLTDVYELCDVDLKDFSLQAAYGEEGCLLRSMPADVVYDNSSGFSFTCDLSDNIAAPWPSSSSMASFSLCAPEMSLPALPTSQTEYPGCNGFLLDVLIFMFVLFIVPLND, via the exons ATGGATTGCATCAAGGCTGCCACTCTTCTGAAGG GATCTTTGTGGTTTCACCTGTTTCTCTTGACTATCTGTTCATCCAATTTGTTATATGTAATATCAGAGGAGAAGCTACCTCCCAGTCCCACGTCTACGTCTCAACTAGTTAGCCTTCCTAGCTCTGGAATCTTTGAGCCTATAGAAATATCACCTTCAGTTTTACCACATTACCCCTTTCTGGGGAAAACTTTGCCACCCATGTACCCTGCCTTCCCAAAGACATACAAACCTGTGTTAACGGGCAAATGCCCCTTTAATTTCTCTTCCATTTCAAATATCATAGAGAAAACAGCATCCGATTGCTCTCAACTTTTAGCACCACTGGTAGCAAACGTGATATGTTGCCCACAATTTGGTAGCTCACTCCACATATTTCAAGGCCATTTCACTAAAAGTTCGGATGTTTTAGTCCTAGAAAATAGCACCGCTGATGACTGTTTCTCGGATATTGTGGAAGTTTTGGGTAGCAGAGGTGCAAACAGCTCTGTTTGTTCTTTCCAATCATCAAATCTAACGGGTGGTTCGTGTCCTGTGAAGGATGTAAATACGTTTGAGAGGACAGTAAACACGAGCAAATTATTGAGTGCTTGTAGTGTGATTGATCATCTTAAGGAGTGTTGCAGATCGGTATGTCAACCCGCAATTGCGGAGGCTGCATTTCAGATATCTTCATTGGCATCCAATTCCGATAATACTCATGTATTAAATGACTGCAAAGGAGTTGTCTATTCATGGCTTTCAAGGAAACTTCCATCCGAGGCTGCGGATTCTGCTTTCCGGTTATTGGCTGCGTGTAAAGTTAACAAAG TTTGCCCTTTGGAATTCAAGCAGCCAGTTGAGGTGATAAAAGCTTGTCGAAATTTGGGTGCCCCCAGTCCGTTGTGCTGTAGTTCATTAAATTCTTACATTGCGGGAGTACAAAGGCAAATGTTAATTACAAACCAACAAGCAATAATCTGTGCATCCGTTTTTGGATCAATGCTACGCAAAGGTGGAGTACTTACTGATGTTTATGAGCTTTGTGATGTTGACTTGAAGGATTTTAGTCTACAAG CAGCTTATGGAGAAGAAG GGTGTCTACTTAGAAGCATGCCTGCAGACGTGGTGTATGACAACTCAAGCGGGTTCAGCTTTACATGTGACTTGAGCGACAATATTGCTGCTCCATGGCCTTCTTCATCATCTATGGCCTCCTTCTCTCTTTGTGCTCCTG AGATGTCATTGCCTGCACTACCAACATCACAGACGGAATATCCTG GCTGCAATGGGTTTCTTTTGGATGTGCTCATATTCATGTTTGTGCTTTTTATAGTTCCTTTGAACGATTAG